One genomic region from Lycorma delicatula isolate Av1 chromosome 1, ASM4794821v1, whole genome shotgun sequence encodes:
- the LOC142317567 gene encoding uncharacterized protein LOC142317567 encodes MEEIARNERMDIVVTTEPNYRTAARHNWLADASGDVAIHNVSNKLGWQLLYRGDGILAVLLPDMVLVSGYISPNITLDTFEQYIFELTGVLQRATKRIVLMGDFNCKVTLAGSNHTNRRGEIFGNMMMAVGLVCLNDNSCTFEARGHRSVLDLTLINSRWDPSLFQWRVLREETASDHFVTLMTMKEALPPIACPCGYPRGQIVDK; translated from the coding sequence ATGGAGGAAATAGCCAGAAACGAAAGAATGGACATTGTGGTGACCACTGAGCCAAATTATAGGACGGCGGCCCGTCACAACTGGCTTGCCGACGCATCTGGCGATGTGGCCATTCATAATGTCAGTAACAAACTAGGATGGCAGCTTCTCTACAGAGGAGATGGTATTTTGGCTGTGCTTTTGCCTGATATGGTCTTAGTATCTGGTTACATAAGCCCAAATATTACTCTAGATACATTTGAGCAATACATCTTCGAACTCACCGGAGTATTACAGCGGGCAACAAAAAGAATCGTCCTAATGGGAGATTTCAATTGTAAAGTGACATTAGCGGGGAGTAACCATACAAATAGAAGAGgagaaatatttggaaatatgATGATGGCTGTAGGTTTGGTATGCCTTAACGATAACTCCTGCACATTTGAGGCAAGAGGACATAGATCTGTGCTTGACCTCACTTTGATTAACAGTCGTTGGGACCCATCACTCTTCCAATGGAGAGTCCTCAGGGAGGAGACCGCCAGCGATCACTTTGTAACACTGATGACAATGAAGGAAGCCTTACCGCCTATTGCCTGTCCTTGTGGGTATCCGCGTGGACAAATAgtggacaaataa